The Aquitalea magnusonii region ATGGCGGCGGTTGCCCGGCACTTGCAGATAGCGGTGAGTAAAGCTGTTGCGAAACAGTTTGCCGTAGCGGCCATCCGGCCCTACCGACCAGCGTGGCGACAGCAGACGCGTCAGCCATGCCCCGCGCTTGTGTTCGGTCAGGGTGATCACCAGATCGTAGCGACGCTGGCGTAAGGCAGACAGCAAATGCAACTCTGCCTTGAGTTGGCCGATGGGACCCAGTTTTTTCCAGTTGCGATCTATGGTGTGCAGTTGGCTGATGGCCGGATGCAGGCTGAGCATTTCCTGGGTATCGCGGTACACCAAGGCATCGACCTCCAACTGCGGGGCCTGCTGTTTGAGCACGGAAAAAACCGGAGACGTCAGCAGCACATCCCCATGGTGACGCAATTTGATGACCAAGACGCGTCGTACCTGGGTCAGATCGATGGAGTCTTTTAGCATTTCACTCATGCGGTAAGAAAATCATTCGCTTGCGCCTTGCGACAAGGCAATCAGGCACGGTTCAAGACGTATGCACGGCAAGGAGTTTTTCATATTTTTGCAACATAACATCGGTCATGGCGGGCAGGGTCAGCCCCTCCACTGCCTGACGAGCCTGCTGGCACCAGGAAGCCCAGTCCTGTTGATGTTGAAGCCAATATGCCACTCCATCATGCCACCCCTGCTGATCATCCACAGCAGCGACCCAGCCATTACGCCCATTAGTCAGCAGTTCGGCACTGCCACAGGTGGTTGTGGTAAATACCGGAAGCCCTGCGGCCATTGCTTCAACACACACATTGGGGAAGGGATCATACAGTGTCGGTAATATAAAGGCATCCGCCATCCCATAAAATGGCTTTACTTCTCGCTGTGCCCCGGTAAAACGCACTCGTCTCTGCATCCCCAGGCGTTCGGCCAGAACGTGATAACGAGCGGCATGCTTATCACCACCAACCACAACCAGATAAATATCGGGGAATTGCTGCAGCACCTGTAATGCTCTAGCCACGCCTTTACGCTCAAAACCGGAGCCAACATACAACATGACAGGCGAAGCCGCCGGAATGTCATACTGTGCTCTCATGATGGCACGATATTGCTGCTGCAATTGCGGATGAAACTGCGCTGTGTCGACGCCATTATAAACGACGGCGAAACGCTGATCGGGCAAGCCGAAATAGTGTTGTACTTCTTGTTTCACCATGTGCGAGTTACACACCACCAAACGTAAATCTGGGTGCTGAAACATGGCTTTTTCAGCATATTGAACATAGTGGTGATACGGATTGAGCAGTAGCGACAAGCGCCCAAACCAGCCCAAATGCCGACGACGCAGTTGCAGCCAATGCCGATGTACGCCATCGCCGGCCCGGAAGATGTGGCAGCCTGGAATGCGCTCATGCGACTGCACTAAATCAAAACCTTCCTGCTGCCAACGCCGCCGCGCTGACCACGCGAAGCCCCAGTCACGCCACAGGTTACCCAAATAGAAAGGGTTGACCCGACATTCGGCAATGCCCTCCAGTTTTTCCCAATTGCGCGCAATGAGGGAAACGCTTAACGCATGCTGCTGGGTCAGCGCATGCAGGGCACGGCTGATGAAACGCTCGGCACCGCCAGCGGGGTTATATTTTTGACGAACAATGGCAAGACGTTTCATCCGGGATAGGGCTTCCATTCACACTGAACAGCAGATCAGGCAGCAATGCGGCCAAAAATAAAAGCCGGATCAGGCATCCGGCTCGGTATTCAGCAGTTGCAAAAGATCGGCGATTTTATCAGGGTCTTCGGATCGAAGCATGCGCCCTGCGATGGGGGCGATATCGTCCAGGTGGGTATTGAGTACCATGCGCTTCACCGCCAACAGGCTGGCCGGGTGCATGGAGAACTTGCGCAAGCCCATGCCCAGCAGCAGCCGGGTAAGGCGCGGGTCGCCCGCCATCTCGCCGCACACCGATACCGGCACCCCACCCTTGATGCCGGTGCGGATGGTATGCAGGATGAGCTTGAGCACCGCCGGATGTACCGGGTCGTACAGATGGCTGACCGAATCGTCGTTACGGTCGATGGCCAGGGTGTACTGGATCAGGTCGTTGGTGCCGATGGACAGGAAGTCGACATATTTGATGAAACTGCCCACCACCAGCGCGGCGGACGGGATTTCAATCATCGCGCCCACTTCCACCTTTTCATCGAATGGCAGACCTTCTTCATGCAATTCCTGCTTGGCGTAATCCAGTTGGGCAATCGACTGTTTGAGTTCGCCCAGCGAATTGAGCATGGGGAACAGGATTTTCACCTTGCCGTAGTGTGAGGCACGCAACAGCGCCCGTAACTGGGCACGGAACATCAGCGGTTCGGCCAGACACAGGCGGATGCCGGTAAGGCCCAGTGCCGGGTTATCCGCCACGTCGTGATTCAGCCACTTGGGATTCTTGTCGGCCCCCAGGTCCATGGTGCGGATGGTGACCGGCAGGCCTTTCATGTCTTCGGCCACCTTGCGGTAGGCCTCGAACTGCTCGTTTTCGGTGGGCAGGGTATCCCGGCCCAGGAACAGGAATTCGCTGCGGAACAAGCCCACACCAGCGGCACCGGAGCCCTTCACCACCTCCACATCCTGCGGCAGCTCGATATTGGCCAGCAGTTCGATCACCGTGCCATCTTTGGTTTTGGCATCGGACTTACGGATGGAGGACAGCTTGCGCTTGGCATCACGCCAGGCACGCTGGCGGCGGCGGTATTCGCTCAGCACCAGTTCGTCCGGGTTGATGATCAGCACGCCTTGCTGGCCATCGACAATGATCTGCTCTTCCTCGCGGATCAGCTCACGCGCATGGTGCAGGGCGATGACGGAGGGCAGGTCGAGGCTGCGTCCCAGAATAGCGGTGT contains the following coding sequences:
- a CDS encoding glycosyltransferase family 4 protein gives rise to the protein MEALSRMKRLAIVRQKYNPAGGAERFISRALHALTQQHALSVSLIARNWEKLEGIAECRVNPFYLGNLWRDWGFAWSARRRWQQEGFDLVQSHERIPGCHIFRAGDGVHRHWLQLRRRHLGWFGRLSLLLNPYHHYVQYAEKAMFQHPDLRLVVCNSHMVKQEVQHYFGLPDQRFAVVYNGVDTAQFHPQLQQQYRAIMRAQYDIPAASPVMLYVGSGFERKGVARALQVLQQFPDIYLVVVGGDKHAARYHVLAERLGMQRRVRFTGAQREVKPFYGMADAFILPTLYDPFPNVCVEAMAAGLPVFTTTTCGSAELLTNGRNGWVAAVDDQQGWHDGVAYWLQHQQDWASWCQQARQAVEGLTLPAMTDVMLQKYEKLLAVHTS
- the ptsP gene encoding phosphoenolpyruvate--protein phosphotransferase, which translates into the protein MNITLHGVAIGGGIAIGRAHLISRSMDDVAHYGLEDAEIPAEMARFDEAVRATRKELEMLWGSIPENAPAELGAFLSLHIMLLGDITISREPREIIEKQRCNAEWALKLQCDLLVEQFDAIEEDYLRERKNDVLQVVERIFKNLDGHAPQLPAPGDLLDDTILVAHDLSPADMVYFKDSNFAAFVTDVGGATSHTAILGRSLDLPSVIALHHARELIREEEQIIVDGQQGVLIINPDELVLSEYRRRQRAWRDAKRKLSSIRKSDAKTKDGTVIELLANIELPQDVEVVKGSGAAGVGLFRSEFLFLGRDTLPTENEQFEAYRKVAEDMKGLPVTIRTMDLGADKNPKWLNHDVADNPALGLTGIRLCLAEPLMFRAQLRALLRASHYGKVKILFPMLNSLGELKQSIAQLDYAKQELHEEGLPFDEKVEVGAMIEIPSAALVVGSFIKYVDFLSIGTNDLIQYTLAIDRNDDSVSHLYDPVHPAVLKLILHTIRTGIKGGVPVSVCGEMAGDPRLTRLLLGMGLRKFSMHPASLLAVKRMVLNTHLDDIAPIAGRMLRSEDPDKIADLLQLLNTEPDA